One window of the Doryrhamphus excisus isolate RoL2022-K1 chromosome 10, RoL_Dexc_1.0, whole genome shotgun sequence genome contains the following:
- the hes2.1 gene encoding transcription factor HES-2.1 — protein sequence MSPSITSEAGQPLPVKSTVAQRKQAHELRKTLKPLLEKRRRARINDSLSHLKSLILPLVGKDNSRYSKLEKADILEMTVRFLRDLPASPAKDPAESYREGYKACLQRVSALLPQTSLDQDVCQRVRDFVQRSMSAQVTPACLKCCAQTSTAFPHIQQRLLSLKSSFSSVRPESHSIQSQPVAPSRAAHQLLPAASAAMWRPW from the exons atgAGTCCCAGCATCACTTCTGAGGCCGGCCAGCCTCTCCCTGTCAAGTCCACCGTGGCCCAGAGGAAACAGGCCCATGAGCTGAGAAAG ACTCTCAAACCTCTTTTGGAGAAGAGAAGACGCGCTCGAATTAACGACAGTCTGAGCCATTTGAAGAGTCTCATCCTGCCTCTTGTAGGCAAAGACAACTCCCGCTACTCCAAACTGGAGAAAGCTGACATTCTGGAAATGACTGTTCGCTTTCTCAGAGACCTTCCAGCCTCTCCTGCTAAAG ACCCTGCAGAAAGCTACAGAGAAGGCTACAAGGCTTGCCTCCAGCGGGTCTCGGCTCTGCTCCCACAGACCAGTCTGGACCAGGATGTGTGTCAGCGTGTCAGGGACTTTGTGCAGCGCTCCATGTCCGCCCAGGTCACCCCGGCGTGTCTCAAATGCTGCGCTCAGACCTCCACAGCGTTTCCGCATATACAGCAAAGGCTCCTCAGCCTcaagtccagcttcagctccgTGAGACCAGAGAGCCACTCTATTCAGTCCCAGCCTGTTGCTCCCAGTCGGGCCGCTCATCAGCTCCTGCCTGCTGCCAGCGCTGCCATGTGGAGGCCCTGGTAG
- the LOC131137072 gene encoding transcription factor HES-2-like produces MSPNLTCEAMRASFSTRLTVAKRKEAFEFRKTMKPLVEKRRRARINNSLNHLKDLILPLTGKDKSRYSKLEKADILEMTVRFLSDIPPGHNKNDTDSYKEGYKACLQRVSALLPKTSLDQEASQRVSDFIKRSMSATASRSCLSCCAQTSAGFPHIQQKLLSLKSRLGWKLEGWQRSPTAALASSGARDAPQHDSATVWRPW; encoded by the exons ATGTCCCCGAACTTGACTTGTGAGGCTATGCGCGCCTCTTTTTCCACGAGGCTCACTGTGGCCAAAAGGAAAGAAGCTTTTGAGTTTAGGAAG ACGATGAAACCTTTGGTGGAAAAAAGACGGCGCGCTCGTATTAACAACAGCCTGAACCACCTGAAAGACCTGATTCTCCCTCTCACTGGCAAAGAT AAATCCCGTTACTCCAAGCTGGAGAAGGCAGACATCCTTGAAATGACTGTGAGGTTCCTCAGTGACATCCCGCCTGGCCACAACAAAA ATGACACAGACAGCTACAAAGAAGGCTACAAAGCATGCCTCCAGCGAGTCTCGGCCCTCCTTCCCAAAACCTCTCTAGACCAGGAAGCTTCCCAGCGGGTGTCGGACTTCATCAAGCGGTCCATGTCAGCCACAGCGAGTCGGTCTTGCCTCAGCTGTTGCGCCCAGACCTCCGCGGGGTTTCCTCACATCCAGCAGAAGCTCCTGAGTCTCAAGTCCCGCCTTGGCTGGAAACTGGAGGGCTGGCAGAGGAGCCCGACAGCGGCGCTCGCTTCCAGCGGGGCTCGGGACGCACCGCAGCACGACAGCGCCACCGTGTGGAGACCCTGGTAG